CGAGCAGGATCAACAGCAGCGGCAGGTAGAACCCGGAGAACAGGGTCGCGTACCACTCGGGGAAGGCGGCGAACATGGCGCCGCCCGCGGTGAGCAGCCACACTTCGTTGCCGTCCCAGACCGGGCCGATGGTGTTGATGAGGACGCGGCGTTCCCGGTCGTCGCGGCCGAGGACGGGCAGCAGCATACCGACGCCGAAGTCGAAGCCTTCGAGGATGAAGTAGCCGGTGAACAGGACGGCGACGAGAAGAAACCAGACGGTGGTCAGTTCCACGTGGGGCTCCGGGGTCAGTAGGCGAACGCGAGCGGGCGCTCGGCGTCGTCGGTGTCGTCGTCTGCGGGATGCGGGGTGATGGCGGGTACGCCGGCTTTTGCGTAGCGGATGAGTAGTTTGAACTCGACGACGGCGAGGGCGGCGTAGATGAGGGTGAAGGCGGTGAACGAGGTGAGGACCTCGGTCAGCGACACGCTGCGGGATACGCCGTCGCGGGTGAGCATCTCGCCGAAGACGATCCACGGCTGGCGGCCCATCTCGGTGAAGATCCAGCCGAAGGAGTTGGCTAGCAGCGGTAGCAGCGGCATGACCAGGCCGGCGCGCAGCAGCCAGCGGCTGGTGGGGGTGCGGCCCTTGCGGTGGGTCCAGAGCACCAGCAGGGCGATGGCGGCGGCGGCCAGTCCGAAGCCGATCATGAAGCGGAAGCTCCAGTAGGTGACCGGGATGATCGGCGTGTAGCTGCCGGCGCCGTACTGGGCGGTGTATTGGGCCTGCAGGTCGTTGATGCCCTGGACGGTGCCGTTGGGGTCGCCGGTGCCGAGGTACGACAGCAGGTACGGGATCTTCAGAGCGAACAGCTCCCGGGTACCGTCGAGGCTGCCGACGGTGAGCACGGAGAACGAGGCGGGGCTCTCGGTGGTGTAGAGGCCCTCGGCGGCGGCCATCTTCATCGGCTGAACCTGGGTCATGATCTTGCCCTGGATGTCGCCGGTGATCACGACGGCGGCGGTGGAGATCAGGGTGACCCAGGCGCCGAAGCGCGCGGCGAACCGGTAGGCCGGCGTGTCGGCCGAGTCGCGGTTGCGGATCAGGTGCCACAGGGCGACCGCCACCAGCAGGGAACCGGCGACGAGGAACGCGCCGGCGATGGTGTGCGGGAAGGTGATCAGGGCGACCTTGTTGGTGAGTACGGCGACGAAGTCGGTCAGTTCGGCGCGGCCGGTCTCCGGATTGATCCGGTAGCCGACGGGGTTCTGCATGAAGGAGTTCGCGGCGAGGATGAAGTACGCCGACAGGTTGGTGCCGATCGCGGCGGCCCAGATGCTGGCCAGGTGTAGTCGCTTGGGCAGTCGGTCCCAGCCGAAGATCCACAGGCCGATGAAGGTCGACTCGAGGAAGAACGCCACCAGGGCCTCGATGGCCAGCGGCGCGCCGAAGATGTCGCCGACGAAGCGGGAGTAGTCGCTCCAGTTCATGCCGAACTGGAACTCCTGGACGATGCCCGTGACCACACCCATGGCGAAGTTGATCAGGAAGAGCTTGCCGTAGAACTTGGTGAGCTTGAGGTACTTCTCGTCGCCGGTGCGGTGCCACCGCGTCTGGAGGATGGCGACCAGCACGGACAGGCCGATGGTCAGCGGTACGAAGAGGAAATGGTAGACGGTGGTGACACCGAACTGCCAGCGGGCGACGTCCAACGCGTCCACCTGTGAAACCCCCAGCTGTGGATACTACAAGACGTAGTACATACTACTGCTCGTCGTAAGGAAGTCGGCAGGGGCGGGGGTCCCGAAGCGACCCGGGACCAATGACCCTGATCACCCGGCCCCCCGACCCGGCGCCGGGTCGGGGGGCCGGGTCTCCCCCGCCCCGGCCCCCGCCGGGCGTGCGACTATTACGCGCTGATGAACACCGCACGCTCGCCCTGGCGCCCACCACTGATCTGGCGGGCCGCGCAGCTGCTCGCCAGCTGCGTCGTCGCCCCCCTGGCCCGGCTGGAGGTCACCGGACAGGTGCCGGCGCATTTGCGGCGTGGGCCTCTCGTCCTGGCCGCCAACCACATCAGCCCGTTCGACCCGATCGTGCTGGCCGCCGCCTGCCGGGCCGCTGGCGTTGCCCCGAGGATCATGGCCACCGGGGGGCTGTTCCGCGCCCCTGTCGTCGGCGCCGCCATGCGGCGGGCCGGGCACATCCGCGTCGACCGGGGTACCAGCGCCGTACACAAGGCCCTCGACGACGCGGCGGCGGCCGTGGCCGGCGGTTCGGTGATCCTCGTCTACCCCGAGGGAAGGATCGGCCTGGACCCCGGACTGTGGCCCGAACGAGGCAGGACCGGCGTCGCCCGTCTCGCTCTGGCCTCCAACTCTCCGGTGGTCCCGGTCGCCCAGTGGGGCTCCCACGAGGTACTCCCCTACCGGGCGCCCAAGGGGCTGCTCCGCGGCGTCGCCCGCTCCCTGCGCCGACGCCCGGTGGTGCGGGTGCACTTCGGCACCCCCATCGACCTCGCCGACCTGACCCACGGGGCACCCGGCGCCGCCCGCCGCGCCACCGACCGGATCATCGACGCGCTCACCGACACGCTGGTGCCGCTGCGGCCGGACGAGCCCGACCGACCCCGCCACGTCGACCCCGGCCGGCCGGTCGACACCAGCCGCTCCCACCCCCGCCGGCGCTGACCGGCACCGGCGCGCCGACGCCGGATCGGTCCGGACCGGCATCCACGCGGCATCCCGCCGCGGATGCCGACACCGAGCGCGACGGCCTCGCCACCATCCATCTCCGGTAGAGCGGATCGGCCGCCCACCGGTCACTTGCGGGCCACCCGCGCCCGGCATACTGCCTCGCGTGCCACACCCCTACCTCGACGCACCCGCACCACTGGCGTTCGCCCACCGCGGCGGCGCCGCCGACGGCGACGAGAACACCGCCGCGGCCTTCACCCGGGCCATCGACCTCGGCTACCGGTACGTCGAGACCGACGTGCACGCCACCGCCGACGGGGTGGCGGTGATCTTCCACGACGCCACGCTGCGCCGGGTCACCGGCGAACCCGGCCGCATCGCCGACCTGCACTGGGCCGATCTGGCGACGATCCGGGTCGGCGGGGCGGCGGTGGTACCCCGGCTGGACGAGGTACTCGACGCGTGGCCGCAGATCCGGTTCAACGTCGACGTCAAGGCCGACGGCGGGGTCGAGCCGACCGTGGCGACCGTGACCCGGGCCCGGGCCGGCGAGCGGGTGCTGCTGGCCTCGTTCAGCGACGCCCGGCTGGCCCGGATGCGGGCCCTCACGCAGGGACGGGTGGCCACCAGCCTCGGTATGCGTGGCGTCGCCCGGCTGCGGATGGCGTCGCTGACCGGCCGGCCACTGCGGCTGCCCCCCTCGGTGGTCGCCGCGCAGGTGCCGGTGCGCTACGGGCGGATCCCGGTGGCCGACCGGCGGTTCCTCGCCCACTGTCACCGTATCGGCCTGCAGGTGCATGTCTGGACGATTGACGAACCTGCCGAGATGCACGAGTTACTGGACCTCGGCGTGGATGGCATCATGACCGATCACGTCGGCGTGCTGCGCGACGTCTACCGCAGCCGCGGCCACTGGGCCGCCTGACCCGCCGAGGACCGCGATGGCCACCACCGCCACCACCGTGGATGACGTCCCCACCCCGTCGAGCACCCGCCGGGAACGCACCGGCTGGTACGTCTACGACTGGGCGAACTCGGCTTTCCAGACCACCGTCATCACGGTTTTCCTCGGCCCGTTCCTCACCACCGTCACCGAGCTGGCCGCCGGCTGCGAACTCGGCGCCGACAGCTGTGCCGGGTACGTGTACCCGCTGGGCGTCAAGGTCGCCGCCGGATCGTACTACCCGTACCTGATCTCGCTGTCGGTCCTGCTCACCGTCTTCGTGCTGCCGGTGGTCGGCGCCATCGCCGACCGATCGACGCACAAGAAGCGGCTACTCGCCGGCGCGGCCTTCACCGGCGCCGCCGCGACCATCGCGATGGCTTTCGTCACCGGTGATCGCTATCTGCTCGGCGGGGCGCTGTTCCTCGTCGCCAACATCTCCTTCGGCGCCGCTATTGTGGTCTACAACTCGTTTCTACCGCAGCTCGGCGGCCCGGACGAACGCGACGGCATCTCCAGCCGCGGCTGGGCGTTGGGCTACCTCGGCGGTGGTTTGCTGCTGGCACTCAACCTGGTGGCGGTCACTCTGCTCAGTGAGGACGGTGACCCGCAACGGACCCTGGACCTGGCTCGCTGGTCGATCGTGTCGGCCGGGGTGTGGTGGGCACTGTTCACCCTGGTGCCGTTGCGGTGGCTGCGGGACCACCCCACCGCCGCGGCGCTCGCCGGGGGCGGCAACGTGCTCACCGACGGTTTCCGCCAGCTCGGCCGCACGCTGCGACAGATCAAGGCGTACCCGCTGACGCTGTTCTTCCTGTTGGCCTTCCTGGTCTACAACGACGGCATCCAGACCGTCATCACCCTGGCCAGCCAGTACGGCACCGAGGAACTGCGGCTGGACCAGAGCACCCTGATCGTCACCATCCTGCTGGTGCAGTTCCTCGCCTTCGGCGGTGCGCTACTGCTCGGCGCGCTCGCCCGGCGGATCGGCGCGTGGAAGACCGTCCTGCTGAGCCTGCTGCTGTGGACCGCCGTGATCCTCGGCGCGTTCCGGCTGCCCGCCGAGGCTCCGCTGCCGTTCATGGTCCTCGGCGCGGCCATCGGTCTGGTGCTCGGCGGTAGCCAGGCGTTGAGCCGGTCACTGTTCAGCCAACTCATCCCGGCGGGCAAGGAGGGCGAGTACTACGGCTTCTACGAGATCAGCGACAAGGGCACCAGTTGGCTGGGTCCGCTGGCGTTCGGTCTGGTGTTCCAGCTCACCAGCTCCTACCGGGTGGGCCTGGTCTCCCTGCTGATCTTCTTCGTCATCGGGTTCCTGCTGCTGCTGGCCGTGCCGATGCGCCGGGCGATCGTGGCCGCCGGTAACATCCCACCGCGAGTGCTCTGAGCCGGTCCCGGGCCACATCACGCACCGGGGGCGAAACATGGTCGATGGGCTAGGCTGCCCGAACGTGACAGACGACGCCGCCACCCCGACCTGTCTGGTGCGCCCGCTACCGGGCCCCGACGAACGAGCCACCGGCCGCGCCGCCGACGGACGGTCCCTGCACGCGGCGGCGCTGCGGTTCTACTGGGGACCGATGGACTGCGGCAAGTCCACGATGGCCCTGCAGATGAACTACAACCACGCCCGGCAAGGACGTCGTGGGCTGGTCACCACCCGCATCGACCGGTCGTTGGGCCCGCAGGTCACCACCCGCATCGGGCTGGCTCACGAGGCGATCGAGGTCACCGAGGACCTGGATCTGCGCACCCTGGTGCGCGGCACCTGGGCCGAGGACGTCCGCGTCGACTACCTCATCTGCGACGAGGCGAGCTTCTACAGCGTGGCGCACGTCGAACAAATGGCCGAACTGGTCGACAGCTACGACGTCGACGTGTACGCGTTCGGCCTGGCCACCGACTTCCGGTCCGGTCTGTTTCCCGCCGCGCAGCGGCTGTTCGAACTCGCCGACTCGGTGGCCCGCATTCAGGTTGAGGTGCTGTGCTGGTTCGGCCGGGAAGGGCTGCTCAACGCCCGCGTCGTCGACGGCCGGGTGGCCCGGGAAGGCGCCCAGGTCGTGATCGGCGACACCGCCGAGTCGGCGGAGGTCCGCTACCAGGTGCTGTGTCGCCGGCACTACCGCGCCGGGGAGCTGGGCATCGGCTGATCCGGCGTGCGGGATCCGTTGGAACCGATTTCCATGCTGGTCAAGGGTCACCTTGTCGGTGACCGTCGGGTTCGGGTTCCAGTCGTTCGGGCTGATCCTGTCCGCGGCGGAGAACATCGGTGCCGCCTGGCAGAGCTATCCGCCGCCGAACGCGAGCAGCCGGCCTAGCTAGTACGGGTCGCCGCACACCCGCCAGCGACCGGCCTCTTTCACGACGGTCAGCTCCCGCTGCTCGGTCATGCCGCTGCCGCGGACCAGCCGGACGGTGACCGTGCCGTGGGCGCGGCCGCCGCGGGTGGCCACCGACACGTCGAGAATCTCGTAGGTCTCGACCGTCGGCGGGGTGCGGACCCAGCTGGTGAAACCGAGTTGGCTCCACCGGGTGCGGGTGTCGGCACACAGCCGCTCGTACGCGCCGTCGGTGTCTCCGGCGGTGACCGACCGGAGGAACTCGTCGGCGGTCTCCCGTACCGGGCCGCTGGCCTGGGTCACCACCTGCACGTTCCACGCTCCCAGACCCGCGACGCCGACGAAGCACAGTCCGACGCCGACGCCCACGACCATCAGGCCGGCGCGCAGCGGCCGGTGCGGCCGCACCGGCCGGCTCCACGGCTGTTCAGCGCCCACCTGTCGACCGTAGGCAACGGGCCGGCCCACGCGCAGGGAAGTTGGCCTGTCACCCGCGCCGGATTGTCTACCGTCAGGCGGCCGGTACGGCAGCGTCGTGGTCGTCGGGAGTCACTGCTGGTGGTCTACCCGCCGGTCGCCGGCGGGCACCCATGCCAGCCGTCACCACCCGCATCCGTCATCTCCGGCACCCCGTCCCAGCCGGAAACGCCCCGCCAGCTCATCCGACTCGAACGGGTGGACATGGCGGCGGCCGAGGCGTCGCGGCAGCAGATCTTGGTCCGTGCGACGTCGGCGTACCGTGCGGTCTGGGTGTACACGGTCAGCCGCGGCGACGCGAGCGGGCCGCCCAGATCGCGTAGGCCGGGTCCCGGTCCAGGTTGTACCGGTCCCGGTCGTAGCGACGGGTGGTGCGTGGGTCGGCGTGTCCCATCGCGTCCTGCACGTCCTCCAGCGGCACCCCCTCGGCGCGGGCGGTGGTGGCGAAGGAGTGCCGCAGCGAGTGCGGTGACAACCGCGCCCAGGCCGCGATGCCGGCCTCCCGGGCCAGGCGGCGCACCAGGCGGAACACCGAGTGCCGGTCGAGGCGGGCGCCGGTCGCGGTGACCAGCAGCGGGCCGGTCAGCTGGTGGACCGGCCCGCCCCGGGAGGCGGCCCGCTGCGACAGGTATGCGTCCAGCGTGTAGGCGGTTCCGGGGGTCAGCGCGCGCCGGCGGGCCTTGCCGCCCTTTCCGACGAACCGGATGCTGCGGTGGCCGCGTTCGGCCCCCAGGTCGGTGACGTCGAGCGAGATGAGTTCTCCCACCCGTAGCCCGAGGTCGGCGAGCAGGGCGATCACAGCCAGGTTACGGGCGGCGGTCGGGCCGGTGGCGGCCTCGGCGGCGGCGAGCAGCGCGTCGACCTCCGCGGGGGTGAGCCCGACCGTGTTGGAGTGGTCGCGGTCGATGCGGGGGCGGTCCGCGCCGGCGACCGGGTTCGCGTCGACCGCGCCCAGCTTGACGAGGAAGTCGTACCAGCTGGATACCGCGGAGAGCTTACGGCCGACGGTGGCCGGGGTGAGCGGCTTGCCGGTGCGCGCGGCGAGAGTGGCTTCCAACGTTCGGGCGAACTCGTTGACGTGCAGGAAGGTGGTGCGCAACGGATCCAGCTCGTGGCCGGCGCACCAGGCGAGCCAGTCGGCCACGTCCCGCTGGTAGGCGCCGCGGGTGTGCTCGCTCAACCGCCGGTTACGCAGCCACGCCTCGGTGAACTCGGCAGCCGGTCCGGCGGGTAGGGCCGGCCGGTGTCGCGTGGGCGCGTCGGGGAGGCGCATGCGAGAAAGGCTCTCAGTATTCGGCGAAGAACGGGCGCAGGCGCGCCCGGCGGGCCGGCCGCTGCCGGCCCGCCGGGCGGGCTGCCCCTGGGTCTCAGGCGTTGATCTGCCGGTGGCCGCTGCCGCCCGCGGTGACGGTCACCCGACGCGGCTTGGCCCGCTCCGCGACGGGAATGCGCAGCGTGAGCACGCCGTTGTCGTAGCCCGCCTCCAGCTTGTCGGTGTCGAGCGTGTCGCCGAGAAGGAGCTGCCGGGTGAAGGTGCCCATCGGCCGCTCGGCGGCGACGAGTTCGACCGCGTCGCCGCTGGGGCGGCGACGCTCGGCGCGCACGGTGAGCACGTTGCGCTCCACCGTGCACTCGATGCTGTCCGAATCCACGCCCGGCAGGTCGAACGCCGCGTAGAAGTACTCCCCGTCGCGGTAGGCGTCCAGGTGCATCATCGCCGGTCGGGTCGCGGTGCCGAAGAACTGCTCGGCAAGCCGGTCGATCTCCCGGAACGGATCAGTGCGCATCAGCATGGTCATGCCTCCTCGGTCTCCACTGGCCGTAGTAGGAGGTTGAGTCACCTCGACTCAACCTCCTACTGTGATAGCTCACCGCATGGGCGGCGTCAACTCCGGCCACATCCGTCGTGCGTGTTCCGCAGGGCTGTTGCGTAGTCGATCAAAGGGCGGTTGAACTGGGGTTTCGCAGGGGGTTCGGCGAGGTCCGGGGTCCATGTGGGACGGGTACGGCCCGTTGGTGATCATGGTGTTTGCGAAGACAACCGTGATCGAGAACAGGACCGTACCCGCTGATGTCATCATCACTGACCGAGATCGTGCTGCCGCACCGACCCCCCAGCCTGCCGTCACCGGTTGTGGTCACCGGTAGCGACCGTGACAGTGACCGCCGCAGCTTGTTCGTGGCGTTGGCGGTCATCAACGACCCGCGCGATCCGCGGGGCCGGCGGTATCCGCTGGTCAGTGTCCTGGCGGCGGCGGTGTGCGCGGTACTCGCCGGGGCGTGCACGTTCGCCGCGGTCGCGGACTGGATGCGCTTCCAGGACGAGTCGGTGTGGACCCGGCTCGGGTTCGACGGCCGGGTACCGGCCGCGACGACGGTGTGGCGGCTGCTGATCCGGCTCGACGCCGAGGTGTTGTCGCAGGTCCTCGCGTGTTGGTTGCGGGAGCGGGCCGGGCCGGTCGTGATCGGCGGGCGCCGGGGGCGACTCGTCATCGCCATCGACGGGAAGGTCGCCCGGGGTGCCCGCCTCGCCGACGGGCGGCAGGTGCATCTGCTCTCGGCCTACGACACCAGCACCGGGATCGTGCTCGCCCAGGTTCAGATCACGGCGAAGTCGAACGAAATCCCGGCGTTCACCCCACTACTACGCCTGGTTGCGGCCGTGCTGGGATCCCTGAAGGACGTCCTGGTCGTCGCCGACGCGCTGCACGCCCAGACCGGGCACGCCGATCTGCTCGCCTCCGCCGACGCTCATCTGATGGTCCCGATCAAGGCCAACCAACCCAAGCTGTTCGCCCAGCTCAAGGCCCTGCCCTGGGCGCAGGTCCCGGTCGGGGCACAGACCCGCGAGACCGGTCACGGCCGCAAAGAGACCCGCACCGTCAAGGCACTCACCGTCAAGACCCCCGGCGGGCTGGGCTTTCCCAACGCCGAACAGGCCGTCCGGATCACCCGGACCCGCACGATCAAGGGCAAGACCACTCGCGAAACGGAGTACCTGACTATCTCGCTGCCCGCCGACCAGGCCCAACCCGCCGACCTCGGCACCTGGGCGCGCTCTGAATGGCATATCGAGAACCGCCTGTGCGCCACGCAACGCCTCGTCTGTATTCCCGGCTCAGCCGGGAGAGATTGGAGGGACATCTCTGGGTCTGATGGCTTACCCGGATGCCGAAAGGCGAAGGGGATCAGAGCATGCCAGCAAACCATCGGCCGTGTCCAAGCGTGAGGAGCGGTGCGGTGGGAGACCCGCGTGATATGGCGAAAGCTGAATTGCCTGAAGCCCAATCTCCAGCGAGGCAGATTTCGACTCCGTCGGCACCACGCTCGAAGCCGACGCCGCGCTCTGCACCGGCATGTATCTACGGGGCTGGTGCAACCTCCGGGCGCTGGGCGATGCCCAACGAGGGCATTTAAGGAGATGAGTGGGACGCCTACGTCACGCTGTCACGTACGACGAGGACGAACGTGGGATCGCCTAACGGGCGCGAGCCCTATGGCGACGGAGGCCCCGTAGTAGTCGCCGGAGTCACGACCGGCCAGGGAGGACGGGAAAGCCGTCCGCACGGGCGAAGGGGGCCAGGTGATCGGACACCACAGAACTGGGAGGTATGCGTAATGCAGAGCGCCGAAACGGTGCTGGGTGTCCTGCGTGAGCGCGGCAGGCGTGGCCTGCCGCTGGAAGAACTGTATCGACAGATGTTCAACCCGCAGTTGTATCTGCTGGCCTACGGACGCATCTACGCCAACAAGGGTGCGATGACGCCCGGGGTCACCCAGGAGACCGTGGACGGCATGTCGCTGGGCAAGATCGGCCGCATCATCGAGGCGATGCGCCACGAGCGTTACCGGTTCCGTCCGGTGCGCAGGGTCATGATCTCGAAGAAGGGCGGCAAGCTCAGGCCCCTCGGCCTGCCTACCTGGTCAGACAAGCTGGTCGGCGAAGTGGTGCGCCTGCTGTTGGAGGCCTACTACGAGCCCCAGTTCTCCGACCGGTCCCACGGATTTCGTCCCGGCCGGGGCTGCCATACCGCGTTGCGGGAGGTGGCCAACACCTGGACCGGAACGGCCTGGTTCATCGAGGGAGACATCGCCGACTGTTTCGGGAGTCTCGATCACGAGATCTTGATCTCGATCCTGGCGGAGAAGATCCACGACAACCGGTTCCTGCGGCTGGTGCGCAACATGCTCACCGCCGGATACCTGGAGGACTGGAGATGGGGCGCCACGCTGTCCGGCGCGCCGCAGGGTGGGGTCGCCAGCCCGATCCTGTCCAACCTCTACCTGCACAAGCTGGACGTCTTCGTCGAGAAGGTTCTGATTCCCGAGTACACCCGAGGGGGACGCCGGGCACGTAACCCGGCCTACCTTGAGGTGGCCAACCTGCTGGCGACGGCCCGTCGACGCGGCGACCGAGCCGAGGCCCGGACGCTGCTCAAACGGATGCGCACCCTGCCCAGTTCCGATCCTGACGATCCGGAGTACCGGAGGCTGCGCTACTGCCGCTACGCAGATGATCACCTACTCGGGTTCACCGGACCGAAGGCCGAAGCTGAGGAGATCAAGCAGCGACTCGCGGCGTTCCTGCGAGACGAACTCAAGCTGGAACTGTCGCACGAGAAGACGCTGATCACCCACGCCCGCTCCAGCGCGGCGCGGTTCCTCGGCTACGACATCACCATCCAGCACGACAGCCGCAGGATCGTCCGTGGCCGCCGTTCGGCGAACGCGGCGATCGGGCTGCGCGTGCCCAAGGACGTGATCAAGGCCAAGTGCTCCCGTTACCTCGCAAGCGGCAAACCCGCCCACCGGGGTGCCCTGATCCACAACGATGATCACCCAATCATCGCCACGTTCGGGGCCGAGTATCGGGGCATCGTCCAGTACTACCTGCTGGCCGGTGACGTTCACCGGCTGCACCGCCTCGAATGGGTCATGAAGACCTCCATGCTCAAGACCCTCGCAGGCAAGCACCACTCGACGGTGTCGAAGATGGCGGCCCGACACAAAGCCAAGATCGAAACACCGCACGGGTTGCGCACCTGCTTCGAGGCACGCATCGAACGCGACGGCAGGCAACCACTGGTAGCACGGTTCGGGGGCATTCCACTCAAGCGACAGAAAACGGCGGTCATCTCCGACCGTCGGCCGCTCCAGGTGAGTTACCCGCACAAGGAGCTGATCAGCAGGCTCCTGGCGAACACGTGCGAGATCTGCAAGCAGACGGACAACATTCAGGTTCACCACGTCCGAAAACTCGCTGACCTCGCCAGAACCGGAGACGCACAGCCCGACTGGATGCAGCTCATGGCACGACGACGCCGCAAGTCCCTCGTGGTCTGCGGCTCATGCTACGACCGCATCCAGGGCTGGCAGTCGGCCTGAACGCTCACGCAGCAGTCACTGGAGAGCCGGATGATCAGGAAACTATCATGTCCGGTTCGGAGGGAGGCCGCATGGAAAAGGACCTGCCCAACAGGCACCTCGCCATGCGGCCGACCCTACACATCACGTCCGAGACGTCACGCTACGTGAAGACGCCCACCAGGCCAGGACCCACAACGGTCCTGCCGTGTTCGCCACCCTCCGTAACACCGCAATCGGATACCACCACACCGACGGCGCCACCAACATCGCCGAAGCAACTCGCCGGGCCAGTCACCGCCCACACGAGCTCATCGACGCCGTGACTACCGGAAAACCGACCGTGACCAGCAGCAACACGACAATGCAATAGCCCTGGCGTGTTCCGGTGGGTCGGGGAGGAATTCGGGTGTCGCTGGGCATTCCTGGCCATATTCATGCTCATCGCCGAGGTGACGATCTGGTTTCCTGTTGTCCTCACGTTCGGCGCGGTCTCCCTGGCGTGCACCGGTCCGCATGCGACGCTCGACCGGAGGCTGTCCGAGGACCGGCTCTACATCCTGTTGATCGTGCTTGCGGTGTACTGGCTCGCCATCGCCGTCCGCGGGGTGGCCGCGTTCGCCCGTATCGCGAAGTGGGGCGGCATCGTCGGCACCATCATCCCGGCCGCCATCCTCGTCGCCCTCGGCTTCGCATACCTGCTCGCCGGCGGGCGTCACAGATCCCGTTGCGGTGGAGCGATGTGGTCCCGGACCTGAGTCGATTCAGCAACCTGGTGCTCGCCGCGAGCATCGTCCTGTTCTATGCCGGCATGGAGATGAACGCGGTCCACGTACAGGATGTGAAGAACCCGGCCCGGAACTATCCGCTCGCGGTGCTGATCGCTGCGTTGGGAAAAACGAGCATCTTGGTGCTGGGCACGCTGGCGATCGCCTTTGTCGTGCCGCGATCAGACATCGACCTGACCCAGGG
The sequence above is a segment of the Micromonospora sp. WMMA1363 genome. Coding sequences within it:
- a CDS encoding reverse transcriptase/maturase family protein translates to MQSAETVLGVLRERGRRGLPLEELYRQMFNPQLYLLAYGRIYANKGAMTPGVTQETVDGMSLGKIGRIIEAMRHERYRFRPVRRVMISKKGGKLRPLGLPTWSDKLVGEVVRLLLEAYYEPQFSDRSHGFRPGRGCHTALREVANTWTGTAWFIEGDIADCFGSLDHEILISILAEKIHDNRFLRLVRNMLTAGYLEDWRWGATLSGAPQGGVASPILSNLYLHKLDVFVEKVLIPEYTRGGRRARNPAYLEVANLLATARRRGDRAEARTLLKRMRTLPSSDPDDPEYRRLRYCRYADDHLLGFTGPKAEAEEIKQRLAAFLRDELKLELSHEKTLITHARSSAARFLGYDITIQHDSRRIVRGRRSANAAIGLRVPKDVIKAKCSRYLASGKPAHRGALIHNDDHPIIATFGAEYRGIVQYYLLAGDVHRLHRLEWVMKTSMLKTLAGKHHSTVSKMAARHKAKIETPHGLRTCFEARIERDGRQPLVARFGGIPLKRQKTAVISDRRPLQVSYPHKELISRLLANTCEICKQTDNIQVHHVRKLADLARTGDAQPDWMQLMARRRRKSLVVCGSCYDRIQGWQSA